GCCCCCTCTCCTTTCCACCGCTTCGTAGCGGCGTTGGCGCGAAAGCGGGTATCCGTTGACGTCACGCTGATCGCCTAACGATGGTAAGTTCTCGAAACCTGCGGATGGTGACTTCCGCCGAAACCGCTCCACGCGGGCGTTCCCTAAGCTTCGCCGCGACTGGGAACGATGCGGCGATGCCACCGCGGACTGGACCGCGGACGATTATCGGGGCTGGCAGGCAGCGAGGCCGAAGCTTTCGGCCTGGATCAAGCGGATGAGCGACGGAGGCGTGCTGCTGGTAAGCGGCACCGACCTGACCAACGAGTAAATCGCGCCCGGCGAAGGCCTGCATCAGGAGCCTAAGCGGCTCGCCGAAGCCGGCCTCTCAGCCGATCAGATCCTGCGCATAACCGGAGCGAACGCTGCGCAGGCTCTCAGTCGAAACGACGTGGGTAGCCGAGCGCGGGTACACGCTGCGCTTCGAAGAAGATCGCCCAGCCCGAACCCAGCCGGCGCAAAGCATTGTTGAGCCGGCCCGCCGTCGCGATGAGCTCGGAAGGCGTCGCGGAATCAAGGTCAGGGCCGCGGATCGCGGCAGTGCGCTGGAAGGAGCCGTCCTTGTTGAGCACGACGCCGGGGGCGATCAGCGCAGCCCAAGGCAAGACGTCGGCGAGGGTCGCGCCGCGTCGACGATATTCGCGCAGGAACATCATGTCCGCCTCACGCGCGAAGATAGGCGGGATAGCGCATGTGACGCCGCCCGACTTCGAGGAATTGCGGGTCCCGGCGCGCCGCCCAGACGGCGGCGGCGTGGCCGACCGCCCAGATGAGCAGTCCGACCAGCCACAGCCGAAGGCCGAGGCCGACGGCGCCAGCGAGCGTGCCGTTGACGATCGCGACCGAGCGCGGCGCACCGCCGAGCAGAATCTGTTCGGTCAGCGCGCGGTGGACAGGCGCGAAATAGCCTGGAATGGCCGCGCCGGGATCGATCGTCTCCATTAAATCAGCGCTCCGCCGCCGAAGCTGAAGAAGCTGAGGAAGAAGGAGCTGGCGGCGAAGGCGATGCTGAGACCGAACACGATCTGGATCAGCCGCCGGAAGCCGCCCGAACTTTCGCCGAATGCGAGGGTCAGGCCGGTGGTGATGATGATGATCACGGCGACGATCTTGGCGACGGGCCCCTCAATGCTTTCGAGGATCGACTGAAGCGGGCTCTCCCACGGCATCGAGGACCCCGAGGCTTGTGCGGGACCGGCGATGAGCGCCGCAAGCGCGCAGGTCGTGAACACCTCCGCACGGGCGCGGGCGGTGGATAGGGAGGCGTTCATCTGGCTTCTCCGTCATTGAGGAAGTGGAGGCGGTATCCGCCGGAGGCCTCGAGGCCCTCGACACGGGCGAGTTCGGCAAGGCGGCGGCCGGCACCGTCACGCACCAGCACCGCGATCAGGCCGATGGTTTCGGCGATCAGCGGTCGTGGGACGGTGGCGACGGCTTCCTGAATCAGCTGCTCGAGCCGGCGCAGTGCGCCGAGGGCCGTGCCCGCGTGAATGGTGCCGATGCCGCCCGGATGGCCAGTGCCCCACGCCTTGAGGAGATCGAGCGCTTCGGCGCCGCGGACCTCACCGATCGGAATGCGGTCTGGACGCAGGCGCAGCGCGGTGCGAACCAGATCGGCAAGCGTCGCCACCCCCGCCTTGGTTCGCATGGCGACCAGGTTGGGCGAGGTACATTGCAGCTCGCGCGTGTCCTCGATCAGCACTATGCGGTCGCCGGTGCCGGCAATCTCGTCTAGCAGCGCGTTGACCAATGTTGTCTTGCCGGAGCCGGTGCCGCCAGCGATCAGGATGTTGTCGCGATCCGCGACGGCGCTGCGGAGTGCCTCGCCCTGCCCGGGCGAAATGATGCCCGAGGCGACATAGTCGTCGAGCGTGAAGACGGCGACGGCGGGTTTGCGGATTGCGAACGCCGGCGCCGCGACGACCGGCGGGAGCAGCCCCTCGAAACGTTCTCCGGTTTCCGGAAGCTCCGCCGAGACGCGCGGCGATTGTGCATGGACTTCGGTACCGACATGATGGGCGACGAGGCGGATGACGCGTTCGGCGTCTGCCAGCGGCACGATCATCCCGGTATCGGCAAGGCCCGAACCGAGCCGATCGACCCAGAGCCGGCCATCGGGATTGAGCATGACCTCGACGATTTCCGGATCGTCGAGCCAAGCGGCGATCGAGCTGCCGAGCGCCGTTCGCAGCATCCGTGCGCCGCGGCGAGCGGCTTCGGGCCGATGGGGGTTTGCGTTCAACACTCGATACCCTGGTTTCAAGCCGGCGCGGTGCTGCTCCGGCGACAGGGCTGACTAAGGGGGCGCAATTTTTGCGCTTTGCAACAGTGGCTTGATGTCGTCGCGTGCTGGCGTCGTTTTAGAAAGCCACGGCGGCTCGGCGAACTAAGCCGGCTCGCGGAAAGGTCTGTGGGCGATCCACGCCGCGGCAGCCCGCTGCGAATCGGCTGTCGTGCCGCGACGAACGAGCCGGTATCGGATGATTGCGCTTTCTGATTGGGGAATGGTCGCTGAAACCGGCCGACGCTGACTATCCACGCATCGAACCGGCGATCGGCGGGAAAGTGTTGCTTCGCCCTGCCCGCCGATGCCGACCTGCGTCGCGGGCAGCTAAGTGCAACCGAGATCGCGCACGGCGGGGCCGCGTATTCAAGATCAAAGCGAGCGGACCGGCAGCCCGTCTGACTCGACCTCGCCTACGCGGCCATCGGACGCCTACCGGCGCTCAACCGTTCAAGTTTCTACGAACCCGTCGAAACCAACACCGCCCCCATCGTGCGCGGCGTCTACCGTCATGAGCTCGGACTTGGCGTCCAGTCGGGCGTGAACCCGTCGCATGGTCGCGAGCAGGCTGGTGGATGCCGATCCGGCGTCAACCGTACTCGCCAGCCGGGCAAGTGCCGCGTCGACGCGGGCCGGCAGCTTGACCGTCTGGTCCATGCCCTCGACCGAGGCGAGTGCGGCGCGATCGACGCTGCCAGGGTGCCGCCGCATGACCTCCAGCGCGAGATGGGTGCCGTAGGAAATGCCCCACAGCCTGAGCTTCGGCACGCCGAGCGCCCGGCGAAGGTCCTCAACGTCGTCGGCGTTCTCTGTCGTCGTGTATCCCTCAACGGCGACGCCGGCCGCCTTCCACCGCCCGACGCATTTCAGCAGCGCGCCGCGATGATGGCGGGTCAGCGTCGCCTCCGAGAGTCCGTCTGCCGGATCGAGGGCTGCGTCCGCCCGGCACGAAGGGATCGCGTTCGAGATGCCGACGCCGCGCTGATCCAGCGCGATCACGTCGCCAAGCGCTCGGAGCGTCAGGAAGATCGGCTGGCGCGGGCCCTTGGCGGCGTCGATGCCTGATCCGCCGGGACCGCCGGCGAGATAGACGATCGGGGCACCGGGGTGCGAGCTGGTCGAGCGGAACCTGACGAAGCCGATCCGGATGCGTCGCGACGACGGATCGGATCGACGCTCCAGCACCTCGAACTCGCCACGTTCTGCGGCAAGGACGGAACCGTCCCGCAACTTGAACGCGTGCGGCGTTGTCCGCAACGTGGGTGCGGTCCGGCCTCCGGCCTCCGCCAGGGGAGAGGCTGGTGGCTGCGCCGAAGCGACCGTCCCGGCTATCGCCGCGTCGACCGCCGCCACAGCGAGCAGCCGGATCAGCCGGCGACCCATCTTCCTCAAGCCATTCACAACATGCATCGTCATCGTCATCACGGACCTTCACACGCCTGCCTGGTTAGCCTAAGGTAATTAGATCATGGAAACTAGCAAGGGCCATTCTTTCGCAAACGAGCTGTCGATCATGGCGGTGCGTCTGATCCGGTGGCTACGGGCCGCGGACACCGGCTCGGCGCTTTCGGACCCGCTGACATCGGCGATGGCGGTGATTGTCCACTCAGGCGGAATCGCACCCTCCGCCCTGGCCGAACTGGAGCAGGTGCGCCGGCCGACGATCACCAAGGTTGTAGACGAGTTGGTCTCCCGCGGGCTCGTGCGACGGGAACGTCACGCGACCGACGGGCGCGCAACGATGGTGGTGGCGACCGAGGAGGGGTTGGCGCTTTGGCGCGCTGGACAGCTGCGCGCGACCGCGCCGCTCGCTGAGCGGATCGAGGCTCTCGACGCTGACGAGCTGCGGCGCTTCGAGGAGGCGCTGCCGCTGTTCGCGCGCATCATGGAGCCGCCAGCGCCGTGAGCGTACGTTGAGCGCCTGAACGTATGTCCACTATCAGGCTAGATCGAACACCGCCTGGATGTCCACTTGTGGGTCGCCTCCCAAGCTTTTCCGGAGCGCAGTTAGTGGTGTAGCAGGGGTGGAGTTGGCCCAGCACCGGCAACCCAGTAAGGTGCCGCCGTGATGCCCAGCCTGACGAACCTCGATCGCCCCATGGTTTCGCGCTCCGCCGATCCGCGGCTGTCGTCGCTCGACAGCTACGCCGTTCTCGACACGCATGAAGAGGCGGCGTTTGACGACGTCGCACTGCTGGCTTCGCAGATCTGCGAGACGCCGATCGCGCTGATCAGCTTTGTCGATGCCGACCGGCAGTGGTTCAAGGCGCGGCTCGGCATCGATGCAGAACAGACGCCGTTGTGCGACAGCGTGTGCGCACACGCGATCGGCGAGCCCGAACTGCTGGTAGTGCCCGATCTCCTGGCAGACGAGCGGACCACGGGCAGCGCTCTGGTGACGGGTGATCCCAACATCCGCTTCTACGCCGGTGCGGTGCTCCGTTCTCCGGAAGGGGAGGCGCTCGGCACCCTGTGTGTCATCGACCACCAGCCCCGTCCGGGCGGCCTGGGCGAGCGCCAGCGCACCGGACTCCTCGCGCTGGCTAGGCAGGTCATGGCGCAGCTCGAGCTGCGCCGGACCGCGGCGGCGGAGCGTAGTCTTCGAGCCGAGACGGCAGTTGACAGGGCGCGCTACGAAGCCGTGTTCAATAGCGCCGTGGACTACGCCATCGTGGTCATGGACCCGGACGGGCGCATCACGGACTGGAACGAGGGCGCCACCCGCATCCTGGGCTGGGCCCCCGACGAGATCTGCGGCCAGGACCTCTCCGCCTTCTTCACGCCGGAGGACCGCGCGGCCGGCGTCCCGCTACGCGAGATGGACGATGCGCTGGCACTCGGCCGCGGCATTGACGAGCGCTGGCACCTGCGCCGCTCTGGCGAGCGCTTCTGGGCCAATGGCGAGATGATGCCGCTGCGGGACGCGGAAAGCCGCGCCATCGGCTTCGTCAAGGTGCTGCGCGACCGGACGGAGGCACGCCTGATACAGGAGCAGCTAGCGCTCAAGGACGAGCGGCTGCAGATGGCGCTGTCGGCGTCCGGGTCGGTGGGTCTGTGGGACTGGATGGTCGAGAGCGACCTGCTGCACGGCGACGACAACTTCGCGCGGCTCTACGGGCTCGACGTCGAGCATACAGCTGCCGGGCTTACGATGGAGGAATACCAGGAGCACGTCGTTCCCGAAGACATAGCGCCGCTGCGTGAGCGCATACGCGGCGTGTTCGAGCGCGGTGAGGACTTTCTGGTCGAGTACCGGCTCGCCATCCCCGGCCAAACGCTGCGCTGGGTGGAGTGCAAGGGCCGCATGGTCGCCGACGCAGACGGGCGGCCGCACCGCTTTTCGGGCACCGCCGTGGACGTCACCGCGCGCAAAACCGCGGAGGAGCAAAAGCACTTACTGATGCAGGAGCTGTCGCATCGGGTGAAGAACACCTTCGCCATGGTGCAGGCGGTGGTGTTCCAGACCATGCGTGGCGCTGATCCTGAACTCATGGACAAGCTCCAGAGCCGGCTCGCGGCGCTCAGCCGCGCGCACGAGGTGCTGCTCCAGGAGAGCTGGTCCGCCACCACCATCACCGCCCTGCTCGATCGCGTGCTGCGTAGGGAAGCCGAGGGCGACCGGGTGGAGCTGGACGGGCCGGAGTTCGAGGTGAAGCCGGACGCGGCGCTATCGCTCTCGCTGCTGCTTCACGAGATGGCGACCAACGCCACCAAGTACGGAGCGCTCTCGGCAGAGGACGGCCGGGTCAGCGTGGCGTGGCGGCTGGAGGACGGATGCTTTCGGCTTTGCTGGGACGAGCGCGGCGGTCCGCCCGCGCAGCCGCCGACGCGCAAGGGCTTTGGCTCCAAGCTGATCGCCATGGGCGTTTGCGGCGCCCGCAGGGTGGATCTGGAGTACGGCGTTGCCGGCCTCAGCGCCTCCTTCGAGGCCAAGACCTCGTTCGTCGTTCAGGAACAGCCCACCGGCGCCTAACTCGGTGAGCTACGCTGCGTGACGGGCGCGCGCGAAGGCGGCCATGACCAGCTCGGGCTGGATCGGCTTGGCTAGGATAGCGACCGCGTCACCGCAGGGTTCGCAATCCTCGGGCGTGCCGGTGATGAAGATGGTCGGGATCGCGCCCGCGACCGCACAAATCGCCTGGACTGCGCGGGGACCGGTTCCACCTTCCCGCAGATTTACGTCCGACAGGATCACATCCGGGACTTGGTGCCGCGCCGCGCGCATCGCCTCCTGCTCACTCATCGCGAAGTCGACCGACGTCGCACCCGCCCGCTCGGCAATATCCCCCACGAACTCCGCGATCAGCGGCTCGTCCTCGATAACCAGTACGTGACACATGTATGACTGCCTTCCACGTCACCAACACGCGGGAGACGCAATCAGGCCCACCCGGTGTTCACGCGCCGTTTGTCACGGCCGCGCCTGATGCCGTGGACGAGAGCTAGACGAAGCCGCGATCCCGCGTTGCTCGGGTATCGCTTGCAGCAGCTGGTCGTCGGGCTGAACGAGTGTCCGGAGTTCGGCTACACCGGAGCCTTCTCAATGACGGCTTTTGGGTCTAATCAGCTGCCAGCAGCCCGCTGAACCAAGGCCTGCTTCCCGTGTGTAAGTGCCCGGACCGGCCATCCCGCAAGCGGCCCCTTCCTGCCATCAGAATCGCATCACAAATGCCCAAATCTGAGCCGCTTGCGAAATGGCGAGTTTCGGGCGGCATGAAGCGGATAGCCGCACACATCGTCCAGTTGCTCAAGGTTCGCCGATCTGTTCGAGATTGGCACTGAGGCGCGCTTAGGCCGGGATCCGCTCCCGCTCTTTGAGGCACTTCCTTGGCCCGGCTCACGGCCTGACGCCATCAACCCGTAAAGGGTCCGCTATGCGATGCATGCGGCCGCTTCGCTGTGCTGCGCGGTGATTGCGGCCGTGCGCCGGACACTTCGGGCGCCTGTCGAGCGGGGGCGGTCCCCGCTCCCGGACAGGAGCTACGGAGATGCCGCTCAACCTCGCCCAACGAAACGCCTTGAACCTCGCGCAGACCCTGATGACCATCGTCGTCGTATTCCGGATCGAAGGCAGCAATTTCGGTGTTGCCGAAGAACGCGAGTTCGACGGAGATCCCGCGCTGATCGTTCGCGAATATGATCCGTTCGCGCGCTGATCGCGCGGCGGCCGGCGCCTTTGGCGCCGGTTAGCGAAGTCTTTGCCGGCGACGGGCTATGCCGCTCCTATTTCGGCCGAGGGGCAGAAACTCCATTCCGGGGAGCGGCAAGCGCGTGCGACGTGCTGGCGCTCGCCGACGAATATCGCCGCGCCGCCGAGGCGCTGCTGCCGACCGGACGCCGCGGCTCGCCGCTGTCGCGCGCTCCCTATCGGCTGCTCGCGATCCACCCGATCGAGCTTTACCTGAACGCCTATCTCCTCGCCGCGGGGCATTCTCCGGCGACGGTCCGGCGTCTCCAGCACGATCTCGGATCGCGGGCCGCGCACGCGGTCGGCGCGACGCTGGTGCTGCGCAAACGCATGCTCGCGCATATCGGCCGCTTGTCCGAACGGCGCGAATATCTGAGCACCCGCTATGATTGCGCGCCAGCCGAGACCTCCGAACTGAACCGGCTCGCAGCGTCGCTGCGCGAGGACGCCGAGAAGGTGTCGGACTATGCGCGCGCGCCGGCGACCGCCGCGCGCTGATCCCATGCCGGGGGTACTCGCCGCGAGCGGCGGCCCGCCGTCTCCGGCGGGCCGCCTTGGCCTCGGGCCGTGCCGGGGTGCCGGGCGAGCACCGATCTGGTGGCTCATCGCCTCGTCCTAGCAAGGATGCGAGGTCGGTGGCGTATGGGGGCGGCAGACGCTCGAACGTGACGCTTGATGGGCGGTGTGCCCTGCGGCCCGGGGCGCGCTTGCAATGGCCGATAAGGGGGTTGGTGGCGTTCCGCAGTCGGCCGGTCAGGTCCGGACTCAAGCCTGTGTCGGAGAGGTGGCGATCGTAACCTGCCACGCCGCTTTCTGGGCACGTGCGTGTTCGCGCCACGGTCATTGTCCGCTTGCAGACCGCCCCTGAGGCCTCGTTGATGGCTGTATGGCCGGATACCGGCTTCGCCTCGCCTGACTAGCCGCAACTGCGTCACGGACTTTCTTCCCCTTGGCTGTCCACCCCACGCGCAAGCGCGCGAGGGCCCCGGATGCGCCCATTCCTCGCGAGGCAAGAAAGCCCGCTTTGGCAGTCCTCCGCTGCGCTGCGGGCAAGCTGCGGCGTCATTCGCACCCGGCCTTCTGGCGCCATCGAGGCCGCACGGGGCGATTCTCGAAATCGGAGTAAGTGACATGGCGAACATCGGCAGCTTCAAGAAGGTCGGCGAGGAATATCAGGGTTCGATCGTGACCCTCAGCGTCCAGGCCAAGGGCGTCCGGATCGTCCCGGAAGGCAATCGCCCGAACGACAATGCACCCACCCACCGGGTCTATGTCGGACGCGCGGAAATCGGCGCCGCTTGGGCCAAGACCTCGGCCGAGAGCCGCGACTATCTCTCGGTCAAACTCGACGATCCCAGCTTCACCCAGCCCATCTTCGCGAACCTCTTCGACGACGAGGGCGGTGAGACCTTCAGCCTGATCTGGTCGCGCCCGCGGCGCTCCAGCAACGACTGACACGAGGCCAAGGCGCCCCGCCGGAGACGGCGGGGCGCCTTTCGCGTGCCGGGCCGGCACGCGGTTCTGCTTCGGTTGTCCGCGCGCGGGGAGAGCGCGGTGCCAACCCCGGGCCTTCGATCGCGGGCAGTGAATGGCGAGCCTTTCCGCCGGGAATCGTCCCGCCGGAGCGCGTCGCCGTCGCCATCCGCTTGCCTCTTAATGGCGGCATCCGCCGCGAGCCGGAGCTGCCGGTCGAGCAGGAGATCATGCCCACGCCCACGCCGCTGCCAACCGGTGAATTCGACTTCGACGACTCCGCGAGCGAGGATGCCGCCGCGGCGCGGCGGCAGAGCGACAGGATGCGCGGCGCCGCTCGCCAAGCGTCCCTCGATCGCGGCGATGGGATCGAGTTGTGAGCCGGCTCAAGGTCAAGCACACGTTCCGGCTGCCCCCCGATCTTTCGGCGGCGCTCGCGGACTATGCTGCGCGCAAGCGCGTCACCCAGGCGCTGGTGGTCGAAACTGCGCTCGCCACGTTCCTGTCCGGCGACACCAGCGAGCATCTCGAAGCGGCGCTCAGCCGCCGCCTCGATCGCATCAACCGGCAGGCGGATCGGCTCGCCTGGCATGTCGAGCTGGGCAACGAGACATTGGCGCTGTTCGTGCGCTTCTGGCTACGGAACAACCCACCGCTACCCGACGCAGCGCTCGCCCCCGCTCAGGCCATGGGCAAGGAGCGATGGCAGCGATTTGTCGAAACGCTCAATCGCCGCATGGCGTTCGGACCGCGTCTGAGGAACGAGATTTCCGAGGATGTCAGCGCAGACGAAGCAGCGAAGCAGCGCTAGACGCCCATAGGCGAAGGCGCGAAAGCGATCAGCTTCACCATCGACTCCTTTCCCTTGCGCTTGCTGATCAGCGGCATCGCCAAGAACACGGCCGGCATCGGGCAGCTTCAGCAACTCTATGCCGCCTTCGACGCCGGTCAGGGCCAGGCGCTGGCACCGGTCCTCTACGACTTCTTCCTCAAGGAGCCGCCGACGCTTTCCGGCATGCCCGAGCTGATGGACGTCGCATCGGGCATCAGCGATGCGAGGCTGGAGCGGGTCGCCCGCGAGGGCCGGGACGCGATCGTGGGAACCGCGACCAACTTTCCGATGCCGCAGCTCGCACGCGCGTTGCCGCAGATGGACCTCGGTCCGACCTTCCGGTCGGACGTGCGGTCCTCCGTTCCCACGCTCGTCCTCAGCGGTGACTTGGATCTGCGCACGCCGGTCGAGGAGCAGGCCGAAGCGATCGCCGGGCTTGCGAACGCCACCAGGGTGACGGTCCGCGGCGGCGGGCACGACCTCTTCGAGGCGCACCCCGGCATAACCGGTGTGATCGCCGACTTCTTCGCGGGTCGGCCGGTCACCGCGACCGAACTGACCGTGCCGACCCCGAGCGGACCGGCGGGCGGCCGATGAGCGTCAGACCTATGTCCCGTAGGCTCGCCGCCGCGCTGCTCGTCACCGATCTGGCGTTCCTCGTCTACTGGTCGGCATCGACGCTGCAGCTCGTCGGCGTCGCCAACGCTCCCGCCGACATGATGTATGCCGACTATGTGGAGCCGCGCGTTGTCGCCTGGAACTGGTCGTTTCTGCCACTCGACTTCGCTTTCGTGCTGACCGGCCTTGCCGCGCTCTCCGCATCGCGGGGAGGCTTAGCCTCCTGGCGCACGCTCGCGATCGTCTCGCTGACGCTCACCGCGACCGCCGGCGGCATGGCGGTAAGCTACTGGACGCTGCTGGCTGAGTTCGACCCGGCGTGGTTCCTGCCCAATCTGGCTATCCTGCTCTGGCCGTTTGCCTTCCTGCCCGACCTCGTCCGGCAGGAAGGTGCCCTGTCCTCTGACCCAAGCTCGCCCGCACGTTCTGGCGATCCGGAATGACAAATCAACCGGCTCGGAAGCGAGCCGACTGAGGAGGCAAGACGTGAATGATGGTTCGACCGACGCTGACACCAAACTGACCTTGCCCGCCGACCTGACCGCGGAACTGGGCGGTTACGAGTGGGAGCGGGACGACGCGGGCGAGTCGGGCGCGATCGTCGTTCGGCTGCATGGCCGGCGCGGCGCACCCGATCTTTACCTCAAGCATGGAGGCGGGACGCTGACCGAGGACCTGCTCGCGGAAGCGGACCGCCTTCGATGGCTTGCGGGGCGGCTGCCCGTCCCAGCGGTCGTGCAGTTTCGCCATGCCGCCGACGAGGCGTGGCTGCTGACAGAGGCGCTGCCCGGCGAAACGGC
This is a stretch of genomic DNA from Sphingomonas sp. Y38-1Y. It encodes these proteins:
- a CDS encoding VirB3 family type IV secretion system protein, coding for METIDPGAAIPGYFAPVHRALTEQILLGGAPRSVAIVNGTLAGAVGLGLRLWLVGLLIWAVGHAAAVWAARRDPQFLEVGRRHMRYPAYLRA
- a CDS encoding TrbC/VirB2 family protein, translating into MNASLSTARARAEVFTTCALAALIAGPAQASGSSMPWESPLQSILESIEGPVAKIVAVIIIITTGLTLAFGESSGGFRRLIQIVFGLSIAFAASSFFLSFFSFGGGALI
- the trbB gene encoding P-type conjugative transfer ATPase TrbB, with product MLRTALGSSIAAWLDDPEIVEVMLNPDGRLWVDRLGSGLADTGMIVPLADAERVIRLVAHHVGTEVHAQSPRVSAELPETGERFEGLLPPVVAAPAFAIRKPAVAVFTLDDYVASGIISPGQGEALRSAVADRDNILIAGGTGSGKTTLVNALLDEIAGTGDRIVLIEDTRELQCTSPNLVAMRTKAGVATLADLVRTALRLRPDRIPIGEVRGAEALDLLKAWGTGHPGGIGTIHAGTALGALRRLEQLIQEAVATVPRPLIAETIGLIAVLVRDGAGRRLAELARVEGLEASGGYRLHFLNDGEAR
- a CDS encoding alpha/beta fold hydrolase, with protein sequence MTMTMHVVNGLRKMGRRLIRLLAVAAVDAAIAGTVASAQPPASPLAEAGGRTAPTLRTTPHAFKLRDGSVLAAERGEFEVLERRSDPSSRRIRIGFVRFRSTSSHPGAPIVYLAGGPGGSGIDAAKGPRQPIFLTLRALGDVIALDQRGVGISNAIPSCRADAALDPADGLSEATLTRHHRGALLKCVGRWKAAGVAVEGYTTTENADDVEDLRRALGVPKLRLWGISYGTHLALEVMRRHPGSVDRAALASVEGMDQTVKLPARVDAALARLASTVDAGSASTSLLATMRRVHARLDAKSELMTVDAAHDGGGVGFDGFVET
- a CDS encoding MarR family winged helix-turn-helix transcriptional regulator, yielding METSKGHSFANELSIMAVRLIRWLRAADTGSALSDPLTSAMAVIVHSGGIAPSALAELEQVRRPTITKVVDELVSRGLVRRERHATDGRATMVVATEEGLALWRAGQLRATAPLAERIEALDADELRRFEEALPLFARIMEPPAP
- a CDS encoding PAS domain S-box protein — protein: MPSLTNLDRPMVSRSADPRLSSLDSYAVLDTHEEAAFDDVALLASQICETPIALISFVDADRQWFKARLGIDAEQTPLCDSVCAHAIGEPELLVVPDLLADERTTGSALVTGDPNIRFYAGAVLRSPEGEALGTLCVIDHQPRPGGLGERQRTGLLALARQVMAQLELRRTAAAERSLRAETAVDRARYEAVFNSAVDYAIVVMDPDGRITDWNEGATRILGWAPDEICGQDLSAFFTPEDRAAGVPLREMDDALALGRGIDERWHLRRSGERFWANGEMMPLRDAESRAIGFVKVLRDRTEARLIQEQLALKDERLQMALSASGSVGLWDWMVESDLLHGDDNFARLYGLDVEHTAAGLTMEEYQEHVVPEDIAPLRERIRGVFERGEDFLVEYRLAIPGQTLRWVECKGRMVADADGRPHRFSGTAVDVTARKTAEEQKHLLMQELSHRVKNTFAMVQAVVFQTMRGADPELMDKLQSRLAALSRAHEVLLQESWSATTITALLDRVLRREAEGDRVELDGPEFEVKPDAALSLSLLLHEMATNATKYGALSAEDGRVSVAWRLEDGCFRLCWDERGGPPAQPPTRKGFGSKLIAMGVCGARRVDLEYGVAGLSASFEAKTSFVVQEQPTGA
- a CDS encoding response regulator, which codes for MCHVLVIEDEPLIAEFVGDIAERAGATSVDFAMSEQEAMRAARHQVPDVILSDVNLREGGTGPRAVQAICAVAGAIPTIFITGTPEDCEPCGDAVAILAKPIQPELVMAAFARARHAA
- a CDS encoding DUF736 domain-containing protein, with translation MANIGSFKKVGEEYQGSIVTLSVQAKGVRIVPEGNRPNDNAPTHRVYVGRAEIGAAWAKTSAESRDYLSVKLDDPSFTQPIFANLFDDEGGETFSLIWSRPRRSSND
- a CDS encoding CopG family transcriptional regulator; the protein is MSRLKVKHTFRLPPDLSAALADYAARKRVTQALVVETALATFLSGDTSEHLEAALSRRLDRINRQADRLAWHVELGNETLALFVRFWLRNNPPLPDAALAPAQAMGKERWQRFVETLNRRMAFGPRLRNEISEDVSADEAAKQR
- a CDS encoding alpha/beta fold hydrolase, which gives rise to MRLLISGIAKNTAGIGQLQQLYAAFDAGQGQALAPVLYDFFLKEPPTLSGMPELMDVASGISDARLERVAREGRDAIVGTATNFPMPQLARALPQMDLGPTFRSDVRSSVPTLVLSGDLDLRTPVEEQAEAIAGLANATRVTVRGGGHDLFEAHPGITGVIADFFAGRPVTATELTVPTPSGPAGGR
- a CDS encoding DUF5360 family protein produces the protein MSRRLAAALLVTDLAFLVYWSASTLQLVGVANAPADMMYADYVEPRVVAWNWSFLPLDFAFVLTGLAALSASRGGLASWRTLAIVSLTLTATAGGMAVSYWTLLAEFDPAWFLPNLAILLWPFAFLPDLVRQEGALSSDPSSPARSGDPE